The following nucleotide sequence is from Cytophagia bacterium CHB2.
ATAAGCCGGAAATGCGAGTTGCGCAAAAGGCGTGTCGCATGCTTCGCCGCACAGCAGGCGTGCGAGACAATGCCCCAAATACAGGCTCATGATCACGCCATGGCCGCAGTAACCCGTGGCGTAGTGAATCCCCTCAAGGCGTCCGACATGCGGCATCTGGTCGAAGGTGAACGCAACATTGCCGTGCCAGGCGTAAGCGATTTTTGTTTGCTGCAATTGGGGAAAAACCGCGCGCATATCACTGGCCAGCATGGCGGCCGCGGCCGCGTTCGTCACCGGCGTGAAACTCGTACGCCCGCCGAACAACAGGCGATCATCCGGCGTGCGGCGAAAATAAAACAGAAAATTCTTGCTGTCAAAAATCATGCGATTCTGGGGTATCAGTTCCTGCGCCAGCGCCGCGCCCAGCGGCTCGGTCACGAGGATGTAACTTCCCACCGGAATCACGCGGCGGCGCAATGCCGGCAACATGCCCGGCGTGTAGCCGTTCGTGGCCGCGACAATTTCCTGGGCCTGCAAAAGTCCGCGCGAAGTATGCAACACATGATTCGAAGCGAGGCGCTGGCAATGTTCGACCCGGGTTCTTTCATAAATGCTGACCCCGGCGCGCTGCGCGGCTTGCGCCAGGCCCGCCACCAATTTTGCCGGATGCAAACTCGCACTCATCGCATCGCGCAGGCCGCCATGATAAAAATGCGATCCCACTTCGCGCGGCATGTCCGCAGGCGGCACCAATTCGGTGGGATGATCAAACTCTTCGCGCAGAAATTTTTGCGAAGCCTGCAGCGCTTTGAAATGAGAGGGCCGGTAAGCGGCGCACAACTCGCCGCAGCGCTGAAAATCGCAAGAGATATTTTCACGCTGGATAAGCTGTTCCGCGAACGCCAGGGCCTCGAGCGAAGCGCGATGGAACTGCCGCGCCTGCGCGCGGCCATAGCGCCGGACTAGTTGCTCGGGCGGGAGCTTCAAGCCGATAAGCGCCATTCCCGCATTGCGCGTGCTTGCGCCCCAGCCGATGATTTCCTGCTCCAGGATGGCAACGGACACGCTGCGCTGCGCGAGATAAAGTCCTGTCGCCAAGCCGGTGAGGCCGCCGCCGATGATGGCAACATCGACTCGTTCGGGTAAAACGCTTTCGCGCGGCGCCAGCGCGACAGGGAAATCCTCACGCCAGTACGAAATCTCATGCATGCTTCAAATAAGCGATTTCCCTATAAAAGGGCAATCAGAAATCTCGGTGTTCAGTTTTTTAGACGACCTTACCGCCCGGGCGCTGATCTAAAGAGTCGCTCAGAAATAAAGCTTGGCAAAAGAATTTCTGATTCACTATCTTCAAACCCAGATGGCAAACCTTAGGACCAAGCAATTCGGAGAATTTATGGCCAGGAAAGAATTTTTACCACGATGGACCGTGTTTGCATTTTTCTTTGCCGCCTGTTTCGCCTTCTCACAGACCCCGACTGATTTCACTTCCCCTTCTTCCGCCGAGCAGCAAGCTTTTTCCAAGCTCAAGAGTTCTTATGAAAAAGGGTATTATCAAGCAACTAGCGATCTCGGTGAAAATTTTTTGCGCGATTATCCGCAAAGTTCGTTTGCGGCAGAGGCGCGATTTCTGCTGGCGGAGTCATGCTTGCAACGCCAGCACTACGAAAGAGCTTTGGCCCTTTATCGCGAGTTGAAGGATTATCATCCGCAACATGCACTGTATCAAACGGCGTGGTATCGCATCGGGTTTGCGGAATTTTTGCTGGGCAAATGGCGCGATGCCATTGCCACGCTCGATCAAGCTCTCCTGCAATTCCCCGAACATCACTTACACGAGCAGGCTGCTTTTCTGC
It contains:
- a CDS encoding tetratricopeptide repeat protein, giving the protein MANLRTKQFGEFMARKEFLPRWTVFAFFFAACFAFSQTPTDFTSPSSAEQQAFSKLKSSYEKGYYQATSDLGENFLRDYPQSSFAAEARFLLAESCLQRQHYERALALYRELKDYHPQHALYQTAWYRIGFAEFLLGKWRDAIATLDQALLQFPEHHLHEQAAFLRGEAYLQKQDYDAALKAYTYQLQQFPQGALAPQAWHACGLAHFKQNDYAEALRVFNRFLHEFPSHRLLASALLESGRSAARLNDHETARARFVRLTRDFPEHPEAPAALYELGALEFNAGTYR
- a CDS encoding FAD-binding oxidoreductase — protein: MHEISYWREDFPVALAPRESVLPERVDVAIIGGGLTGLATGLYLAQRSVSVAILEQEIIGWGASTRNAGMALIGLKLPPEQLVRRYGRAQARQFHRASLEALAFAEQLIQRENISCDFQRCGELCAAYRPSHFKALQASQKFLREEFDHPTELVPPADMPREVGSHFYHGGLRDAMSASLHPAKLVAGLAQAAQRAGVSIYERTRVEHCQRLASNHVLHTSRGLLQAQEIVAATNGYTPGMLPALRRRVIPVGSYILVTEPLGAALAQELIPQNRMIFDSKNFLFYFRRTPDDRLLFGGRTSFTPVTNAAAAAMLASDMRAVFPQLQQTKIAYAWHGNVAFTFDQMPHVGRLEGIHYATGYCGHGVIMSLYLGHCLARLLCGEACDTPFAQLAFPAYFFYRERPWFLPLAGAYFKMVDRFS